A single Lolium perenne isolate Kyuss_39 chromosome 6, Kyuss_2.0, whole genome shotgun sequence DNA region contains:
- the LOC127308825 gene encoding mediator of RNA polymerase II transcription subunit 7a, translating to MAMASSSAYPPPPPFYRLYKDFEQDPSSAPEPPPPIDGAYQLFGATYTTDVVLPSLEDQGVRQLYPKGPDIDFKKELRTLNRELQLHILELADILVERPSQYARRVEDISLIFKNLHHLLNSLRPHQARATLIHLLENQIQRRKQAIEDIKQRREEAQRLLGESLVIIDGSQQVMTPM from the exons ATGGCGATGGCTTCGTCGTCGGCGTACCCTCCGCCCCCTCCGTTTTACCGGCTGTACAAGGATTTCGAGCAGGACCCCTCGTCTGCGCCGGAACCCCCACCGCCAATCGATGGGGcgtaccaactcttcggcgctacCTACACA ACAGATGTGGTGCTCCCAAGTCTGGAGGATCAAGGTGTTCGGCAGCTCTATCCAAAGGGCCCAGATATCG ACTTCAAGAAGGAACTAAGGACACTCAACAGAGAGCTCCAACTCCATATCCTGGAACTAGCAGATATTCTAGTGGAGAGGCCGTCTCAATATGCTCGCAGGGTTGAAGATATTTCGCTCATTTTCAAGAACCTGCACCATCTTCTTAATTCCCTACGACCACACCAG GCAAGAGCGACATTGATTCACCTTCTTGAGAACCAGATACAGCGtcgtaagcaagcaattgaggatATAAAGCA GAGGAGAGAGGAGGCACAGAGGCTACTTGGGGAGTCGCTGGTTATTATAGATGGAAGCCAGCAGGTTATGACTCCAATGTGA